The following coding sequences are from one Ammoniphilus sp. CFH 90114 window:
- a CDS encoding DUF5366 family protein — translation MYILQELSNFGIYKSFMDVFSESHIKLALWFALFLLYFMLFSAVRLIADMMLEVSLYFFSKGDKHPTVPRHSGGIFYLIHSIISIFFVHSIWVLLFLYVLANFIAFAFLLQQLRRKLTPFRKIGLIFMNVFFWVTFFSTVFYVGLKLYNGLLKSIGI, via the coding sequence GAATATATAAGAGCTTTATGGATGTCTTTTCAGAAAGTCACATTAAGTTAGCTCTCTGGTTTGCTTTGTTCTTGCTTTATTTTATGTTGTTCTCTGCGGTTCGCCTTATTGCTGATATGATGCTGGAGGTCTCTTTGTATTTCTTTTCTAAAGGGGATAAGCATCCTACAGTGCCTAGGCATTCAGGAGGAATATTTTATTTAATCCATAGTATAATTTCCATCTTTTTTGTTCATTCGATTTGGGTGCTCCTCTTTCTTTACGTTCTTGCGAACTTCATCGCCTTTGCTTTTTTATTGCAGCAGTTGCGGAGAAAATTGACACCTTTTAGGAAGATTGGGTTAATTTTTATGAATGTATTTTTTTGGGTTACGTTCTTTTCAACTGTCTTCTATGTCGGGCTTAAGTTGTATAATGGTTTGTTGAAAAGTATAGGAATTTAG